A region from the Toxotes jaculatrix isolate fToxJac2 chromosome 2, fToxJac2.pri, whole genome shotgun sequence genome encodes:
- the ormdl2 gene encoding ORM1-like protein 2 yields the protein MNVGVAHSEVNPNTRVMNSRGIWLTYLLLTVVLHVVLLSIPFFTVPLVWTLTNVIHNLVMYLFLHTVKGTPFETPDQGKARLLTHWEQMDYGVQFTSSRKFLTISPIVLYILASFYTKYDPTHFLINTSSLLSVLLPKLPQFHGVRIFGINKY from the exons ATGAATGTGGGCGTAGCTCACAGCGAGGTGAACCCCAACACACGGGTGATGAACAGCAGGGGGATTTGGCTCACCTACCTGCTCCTGACAGTTGTGTTGCATGTCGTCCTGCTCAGCATACCTTTCTTCACTGTGCCGCTCGTCTGGACCCTTACCAACGTCATCCACAACCTG GTGATGTACCTGTTTCTACACACAGTGAAGGGCACTCCCTTTGAGACACCAGACCAAGGGAAAGCTCGTCTGCTCACACACTGGGAACAAATGGACTACGGTGTCCAGTTCACGTCTTCACGCAAATTCCTCACCATCTCACCAATCGTTCT gtatATTCTTGCCAGTTTCTACACCAAATATGATCCCACACATTTCCTGATCAACACAAGCTCCCTTCTTAGTGTCCTCCTCCCAAAGTTGCCTC